The genomic segment ATACGAACTCACCCGTCGCGATCGACAGGTTGATGTTCGACAGCGCGTGCGTCTCCACTTCCTCCGTGTAGAAGACCTTGCTCAGGCCCTCCATGTAAATCAGCGGATGATCTCCAGCCATCGTCGTCCCCTCTACCCTTGGGTTTGAAAGCTCCCACGGCGCCCGCCCCCTCATCACCACCGCAACACCACATCACCGCGGTGGCAGGCTCCGAAGGAAGTCCTGATTATCGGTTTCTGAGCTTCACCCGGTCGAAGCCGTCCCACCGGGACATGTCCGACAGAATCACCACGTCGCCGGGTTCCAGACCCTCCCGCACCTGGATTTCGTTCACCGAGCTGACCCCGAGACGGACGGTCACGCGGTCCGCGTACTGGCCGTCCTCGGTCAGTCTGAAGATGCTGACCTGCGCGTTCGCCTGGCCGAAGGTCGGACGCCCCACGTACACGATGTCCTGAAGCCTCTGGATGACCACATTGCCGTCAACGCTCAGGTCCGGACGCGCCGAAGGCGGCAAGTTCCGCGGAAGCGCGACGTCGATCGTCACGGTTCCGTTTCTCACCGCCGGATCGATGCGAACGACCTGACCCACGATCGTGTCGGTACGCGTATCGATCAACGCGACCTGGCCGACCACGATGTCCTGCGCCTGGGTCTGCGGGATCCGAATCTCGGCCTTGAGCCGACCCGGCACGACTACGCGCGACAGGTTCTGCCCCGACTGCACCCACTGTCCCTCCTGGAGCGGGATGTCCAGCGGCGCGAGTACACCGGCGACCGGAACCGTCACCTGCATCGACCTCAGACGATCCCTGTTGAATGCCGCCATCTCGGTCAGACGCTCGATCTGCTCGAGCTGCGCGTCGAGCTGCTCCTGAGCGGTGCCGGCGATCACCTCGAGGCGATCCTCCTCGATCTCGAGCCGAATCGACAGTTCGTCGACCTGTTCCTTGGAACGATCGAGGTCGGCGCGGGCCACCAGGTCCGGGTTCTCATCGAAGAGGCGCTGGTTGGTCGCGTAGTTTCGCTCAGCGTCGAGGAACT from the Gemmatimonadota bacterium genome contains:
- a CDS encoding ABC transporter ATP-binding protein translates to MAGDHPLIYMEGLSKVFYTEEVETHALSNINLSIATGEFV
- a CDS encoding HlyD family efflux transporter periplasmic adaptor subunit, which translates into the protein MDIIRDTRPQKKRKRLVWSAVGVGVIALTIFLPRLLPSAAPSVDAATVWRDTVVRGTMVRQVRGPGTLVPEQMRWITALTPGRIEQILALPGTEVGEGDLIMVMSNPDVDMQLLQAQQQLSQARATLAQLRTSLATQELTQRGTVATVHTQFLDAERNYATNQRLFDENPDLVARADLDRSKEQVDELSIRLEIEEDRLEVIAGTAQEQLDAQLEQIERLTEMAAFNRDRLRSMQVTVPVAGVLAPLDIPLQEGQWVQSGQNLSRVVVPGRLKAEIRIPQTQAQDIVVGQVALIDTRTDTIVGQVVRIDPAVRNGTVTIDVALPRNLPPSARPDLSVDGNVVIQRLQDIVYVGRPTFGQANAQVSIFRLTEDGQYADRVTVRLGVSSVNEIQVREGLEPGDVVILSDMSRWDGFDRVKLRNR